A stretch of the Azospirillum brasilense genome encodes the following:
- a CDS encoding mechanosensitive ion channel family protein has translation MAQTPDAHAPVAGEPATALEVYAARLEAVAATYPQLPTILSDAFARPNGREAAVHPLRLLRGLLILFAAGTAALLLTSRALAGPLRKLESDSGAPLLTGALRFVLGLVPVGAFALGVLTAYAILRPPHPAAPAVLLAVLQAALTVLLTDRLIRFLCAPRRPGLRLIPLEDADARALHRTGVVTVTLAATVLGLIDLLLALGVGGNAIVAIGLPLSTVPFLYLLYRVWRGRAPVARAIARPLGVEVRDHPTLGLWAVAASVYLVALWLVVAAAAVRLEPATGPRMLASLLVALAVPAIALMAQRPLARFYRGEETETGKAAVARVMRALWSALFVVGVFATAAIWGFRVEKASGATGIALRLLFNVTVVLLLGYVAWTMVVRAIDRTLEEARHDGVSSRGQRLATLLPLLRKFLQVVLVVIVVMIALSSLGIEIGPLLAGAGVVGIAIGLGAQSTIADILAGVFFLLEDAFHMGDYVEVGNLRGTVEGISLRSLKLRHHRGAVHTLPFGQIKALTNYSRDWALMRLEFRVPPETDMGLVKRLVKEVGKELSADPEMGSSFIEPLKSQGVRRLEDDAAIIGVKFITKPNEQFVIRREAYHRLIRAFQAHGIHLVGRGVVVRVDDPDATNRIIGFAAAQALNGTRKESGAAE, from the coding sequence GTGGCGCAGACGCCCGATGCCCACGCGCCGGTGGCCGGGGAACCGGCGACGGCGCTGGAGGTGTATGCCGCGCGCCTGGAGGCGGTCGCCGCCACCTACCCACAGCTTCCCACCATCCTGTCGGACGCCTTCGCCCGCCCCAACGGGCGCGAGGCGGCGGTGCACCCGCTGCGCCTGCTGCGCGGCCTGCTGATCCTCTTCGCGGCGGGGACGGCGGCGTTGTTGCTGACGAGCCGGGCCCTGGCCGGGCCGCTCCGCAAGCTGGAGTCGGACAGCGGGGCGCCGCTGCTGACCGGCGCGCTGCGCTTCGTGCTGGGGCTGGTTCCGGTGGGCGCCTTCGCGCTCGGTGTGCTGACCGCCTACGCGATCCTGCGGCCGCCGCATCCCGCGGCCCCGGCGGTCCTGCTCGCGGTGCTCCAGGCGGCGCTGACCGTGCTGCTGACCGACCGGCTGATCCGCTTCCTCTGCGCGCCGAGGCGCCCCGGTCTGCGCCTGATCCCGCTGGAGGACGCCGACGCGCGCGCCCTTCACCGCACGGGCGTGGTCACGGTGACGCTGGCCGCGACGGTGCTCGGGCTGATCGATCTTCTGCTGGCGCTGGGAGTCGGCGGGAACGCCATCGTCGCCATCGGCCTGCCGCTGAGCACCGTGCCCTTCCTGTATCTGCTTTACCGCGTGTGGCGAGGGCGTGCCCCGGTGGCGCGGGCCATCGCCCGTCCATTGGGCGTCGAGGTGAGGGACCACCCCACGCTCGGCCTGTGGGCGGTGGCGGCCTCGGTCTATCTCGTCGCCTTGTGGCTGGTCGTCGCGGCGGCGGCGGTGCGGCTGGAACCGGCGACGGGGCCGCGGATGCTCGCCAGCCTGCTGGTGGCGCTGGCCGTGCCGGCCATCGCCCTGATGGCCCAGCGCCCGCTCGCCCGTTTCTACCGGGGGGAGGAGACGGAAACGGGGAAGGCCGCGGTGGCGCGGGTGATGCGGGCGCTGTGGTCGGCCCTGTTCGTCGTCGGAGTCTTCGCCACGGCGGCCATCTGGGGGTTCCGGGTGGAGAAGGCCAGCGGGGCGACCGGCATCGCCCTGCGGCTGCTGTTCAACGTGACGGTGGTGCTTTTGCTGGGCTACGTCGCCTGGACGATGGTGGTGCGGGCGATCGACCGGACGCTGGAGGAGGCCCGGCACGACGGGGTGTCGTCGCGCGGCCAGCGGTTGGCCACACTGCTGCCGCTGCTGCGGAAGTTCCTTCAGGTCGTCCTGGTCGTCATCGTGGTCATGATCGCCCTGTCCTCGCTGGGCATCGAGATCGGGCCGCTGCTGGCCGGGGCGGGGGTGGTCGGCATCGCCATCGGGTTGGGAGCCCAATCGACCATCGCCGACATCCTGGCCGGCGTCTTCTTCCTGCTGGAGGACGCCTTCCACATGGGCGACTATGTGGAGGTCGGCAACCTGCGCGGCACGGTGGAGGGCATCTCCCTGCGCTCGCTGAAGCTGCGCCACCACCGCGGCGCGGTGCACACGCTGCCCTTCGGCCAGATCAAGGCGCTGACCAACTACAGCCGCGACTGGGCGCTGATGCGTCTGGAGTTCCGCGTGCCGCCGGAAACCGACATGGGGCTGGTCAAGAGGCTGGTGAAGGAGGTCGGCAAGGAGCTGTCCGCCGACCCGGAGATGGGATCGAGCTTCATCGAGCCGCTGAAGTCCCAGGGCGTGCGGCGGCTGGAGGACGACGCGGCGATCATCGGCGTCAAGTTCATCACCAAGCCCAACGAGCAGTTCGTCATCCGGCGCGAGGCGTACCATCGCCTGATCCGCGCCTTCCAGGCCCACGGCATCCATCTGGTCGGGCGCGGCGTGGTGGTGCGGGTGGACGATCCGGACGCCACGAACCGGATCATCGGCTTCGCCGCCGCCCAGGCGCTGAACGGAACCCGCAAGGAGAGCGGCGCGGCGGAGTGA
- a CDS encoding RT0821/Lpp0805 family surface protein, with the protein MRLLSIPSFAFGVHAAALVATLAVVTPAQAQFGLFLGGRGGVDLTDEDWDLFRKALGDALTPMEAGRRTEWNNPKTGVRGDVVVQRVHERDGAPCGDVQANFIRRTVQPYRLTFCKMANGQWAIAP; encoded by the coding sequence ATGCGCCTGTTATCCATCCCGTCCTTTGCCTTCGGAGTCCACGCCGCCGCGCTGGTCGCGACGCTGGCCGTCGTCACCCCGGCGCAGGCGCAGTTCGGTCTGTTTCTCGGCGGGCGCGGCGGGGTGGATCTGACGGACGAGGATTGGGACCTGTTCCGCAAGGCGCTTGGCGACGCGCTGACCCCCATGGAGGCGGGACGGCGCACCGAATGGAACAACCCGAAGACCGGGGTGCGCGGGGATGTCGTCGTGCAGAGGGTGCACGAGCGCGACGGGGCGCCCTGCGGTGATGTCCAGGCGAATTTCATCCGGCGCACCGTCCAACCCTACAGGCTGACCTTCTGCAAGATGGCCAACGGGCAATGGGCCATCGCGCCCTGA
- a CDS encoding TolC family protein encodes MTRFASSLRPRGRKTRAAFALAAAALLASGCSVSPKPLTDDENVSRLREDMSVIMAPQEPITGPVSMHEAMARAIKYNLDERVKLMEMAVANQQLDLSRFDMLPRLVAGAGYTGRNNESGSESLNLATGRRTGESTTATDRHRRTADLGFTWNILDFGVSYLRARQNSNLVLIADERRRRVVQGILQDVRTSYWRAVAAERLLKRIEPLEKRIEAARKNANALEAQRVQAPLQTLSYQRALVDTLRQLQTLRRELVAAKSQLGALMGLPPGENFSIQMPPDVTGKDVPAITASVDSLETYALLNRPELLEESYNARITADETRRALLKLLPGIDLNAGLHYDSNSFLLNQRWADYGARVSWNILSLASAPDTHAFSKAQEELVAFRRQALSVAVLSQVRVAMVQFRELSQEFSLNADQASIDRRIRQQYVNSSTVGQQGDMSVIQADVSELVSDLRRDLVYADLQNAYARVMVSAGVDPMPEAVPSQDLTTLRQAVSDGLGAWQQKAGGTARLQDLLVPATTSEKAPVEKAPVEKAAEPAEPKAVPVAARGADPAERKAAAPERVTVAELPPQPAASMTAPMTVSYGPSTRSEPAKVYSVPLSALTPLGRASAR; translated from the coding sequence ATGACCCGGTTCGCTTCCTCCCTCCGGCCGCGGGGCCGCAAGACCCGCGCGGCCTTCGCCCTGGCCGCTGCCGCGCTGCTCGCCAGCGGATGTTCCGTCAGCCCGAAGCCCCTGACCGATGACGAGAATGTGTCCCGCCTGCGCGAGGACATGTCGGTCATCATGGCGCCGCAGGAGCCCATCACCGGACCGGTGTCGATGCACGAGGCGATGGCGCGGGCCATCAAGTACAACCTCGACGAACGCGTGAAGCTGATGGAGATGGCGGTCGCCAACCAGCAGCTCGACCTGTCGCGGTTCGACATGCTGCCGCGCCTCGTGGCGGGGGCCGGCTACACCGGGCGCAACAACGAATCCGGGTCGGAAAGCCTCAACCTCGCCACCGGCCGCCGCACCGGCGAGAGCACCACCGCCACGGACCGGCACCGCCGGACCGCCGACCTGGGCTTCACCTGGAACATTCTCGATTTCGGCGTCAGCTACCTGCGCGCCCGCCAGAACTCCAACCTCGTCCTGATCGCCGACGAGCGCCGCCGCCGCGTCGTCCAGGGCATCCTGCAGGACGTGCGCACCTCCTATTGGCGCGCGGTCGCGGCGGAGCGGCTGCTGAAGCGGATCGAGCCGCTGGAAAAGCGCATCGAGGCGGCGCGCAAGAACGCGAACGCCCTGGAGGCCCAGCGCGTCCAGGCTCCGCTGCAGACCCTGTCCTACCAGCGCGCGCTGGTCGACACGCTGCGCCAGCTTCAGACGCTGCGGCGCGAACTGGTCGCCGCCAAGTCGCAGCTCGGCGCGTTGATGGGGCTTCCGCCGGGTGAGAACTTCTCCATCCAGATGCCGCCGGACGTCACCGGCAAGGATGTGCCGGCGATCACGGCGTCGGTCGATTCCCTGGAAACCTACGCGCTCCTCAACCGTCCGGAGCTGCTGGAGGAGTCCTACAACGCCCGCATCACCGCCGACGAGACGCGCCGTGCCCTGCTCAAGCTGCTGCCGGGCATCGACCTGAACGCCGGCCTGCATTACGACAGCAACAGTTTCCTGCTGAACCAGCGCTGGGCCGATTACGGGGCGCGGGTGTCCTGGAACATCCTGTCCCTGGCCTCGGCTCCGGACACCCACGCCTTCTCCAAGGCGCAGGAGGAGCTGGTTGCCTTCCGCCGTCAGGCCCTCAGCGTGGCGGTGCTGAGCCAGGTCCGCGTGGCGATGGTGCAGTTCCGCGAGCTGTCGCAGGAGTTCTCGCTCAACGCCGATCAGGCGTCGATCGACCGCCGCATCCGGCAGCAGTACGTCAACAGCAGCACGGTCGGCCAGCAGGGCGACATGAGCGTAATCCAGGCCGATGTGTCGGAACTCGTCTCCGATCTGCGGCGCGATCTCGTCTACGCCGATCTGCAGAACGCCTACGCCCGCGTCATGGTGTCGGCGGGTGTCGATCCGATGCCGGAGGCCGTTCCGTCCCAGGATCTGACGACGCTGCGTCAGGCGGTGTCCGACGGGTTGGGCGCCTGGCAGCAGAAGGCCGGCGGTACGGCACGGCTCCAGGATCTGCTGGTTCCCGCCACGACCTCCGAGAAGGCCCCGGTGGAGAAGGCTCCGGTCGAAAAGGCGGCCGAGCCGGCCGAACCGAAGGCTGTTCCGGTCGCCGCGCGCGGCGCGGATCCGGCCGAGCGCAAGGCCGCAGCACCGGAGCGTGTGACGGTGGCCGAACTGCCGCCGCAACCGGCCGCCTCCATGACCGCCCCGATGACGGTGTCCTACGGCCCGTCCACACGGTCGGAACCGGCGAAGGTCTACTCGGTGCCGCTGAGCGCTCTGACCCCGCTGGGGCGTGCCTCCGCCCGCTGA
- a CDS encoding HlyD family efflux transporter periplasmic adaptor subunit, whose protein sequence is MGAAAIGMTTGPAAVTPVDPLDSVRLPPLREELQLLPAPPAVDGSPCWTIHDPVRNRYFRIGHGAFEVIARWHHGSPRAIAAAVAAETVLQPEAEDVVGLYKFLAGSNLTQGADVDFLAKQTAARRTSWWMWLLHNYLFFRIPLVRPDAFLDATVRYVAPFYSRAWLWTVIGAGILGLILAMRQWDSFAHTFLHFFTLEGMALYGLTLLVTKTLHELGHAYTAKRFGCRVPTMGAAFLVMWPVLYTDTSDAWRLVSRRARLHIAAAGMLTELALAAFATLAWSFLPDGPLRSAAFFVATVSWVTTLTINLSPFMRFDGYYLLADALDVPNLQDRAFALARWRLREWLFGLGDEVPERFDPWMHRVLLAYAFATWVYRLVLFIGIAVLVYHVFIKVLGIVLFAVEVGWFILRPLVNEAKEWWERRGSLRPNRNLLMTLGGLAALVWLAFVPVTGTIAVPSVWRAEGFSTLFAPVPSRIAEVLVQPGQRVAAGDLLFRLEAPELTNRLQQSELRIALAQDRIDRMLAARDGLDRVRVMEEDLAAGLADRQGLLDGLARLEIRAPIAGKVVDIADALRPGRWVGPSLALGQIIADGGGELVGYVAENDLTRVAVGAGAVFHADDPLRPRVEARVTAVDRVSVKGLDVPALASIHGGPIAVESQTGPSMGRTNAEAARSNLKPVEAVYRVTLAPLDRTQAAPAHQTRGVARVDGEARSLADRFWRTALAVLIRETGF, encoded by the coding sequence ATGGGCGCCGCCGCCATCGGCATGACGACGGGGCCGGCGGCGGTCACGCCGGTCGATCCGCTGGACAGCGTGCGGCTGCCGCCGCTGCGCGAGGAGCTGCAGTTGCTGCCGGCTCCGCCGGCGGTGGACGGGTCGCCCTGCTGGACGATCCACGATCCGGTGCGCAACCGCTACTTCCGCATCGGCCACGGCGCCTTCGAAGTCATCGCCCGCTGGCATCACGGATCGCCCCGCGCCATCGCCGCCGCGGTGGCCGCCGAGACGGTCCTGCAGCCGGAGGCGGAGGACGTGGTCGGCCTCTACAAATTCCTGGCCGGCAGCAACCTGACCCAGGGCGCCGACGTCGATTTCCTGGCGAAGCAGACGGCGGCGCGGCGCACCTCCTGGTGGATGTGGCTGCTGCACAACTACCTGTTCTTCCGCATTCCGCTGGTCCGCCCCGACGCCTTCCTGGACGCCACGGTGCGCTACGTCGCGCCCTTCTACAGCCGCGCCTGGTTGTGGACGGTGATCGGCGCGGGGATCCTGGGCCTGATCCTGGCAATGCGCCAGTGGGACAGCTTCGCCCACACCTTCCTGCACTTCTTCACGCTGGAGGGCATGGCGCTCTACGGCCTGACGCTGCTGGTGACGAAGACGCTGCACGAGCTGGGGCACGCCTACACGGCGAAACGCTTCGGCTGCCGGGTGCCGACCATGGGGGCGGCCTTCCTGGTGATGTGGCCGGTGCTCTACACCGACACCAGCGACGCGTGGCGGCTGGTCTCCCGCCGCGCCCGGCTGCACATTGCGGCGGCGGGCATGCTGACCGAACTGGCGCTGGCCGCCTTCGCCACGCTGGCCTGGAGTTTCCTGCCCGACGGGCCGCTGCGCAGCGCCGCCTTCTTCGTGGCGACCGTGAGCTGGGTGACGACTCTGACGATCAACCTCAGCCCCTTCATGCGCTTCGACGGCTATTACCTGCTGGCCGACGCGCTGGATGTGCCCAACCTGCAGGACCGCGCCTTCGCGCTGGCCCGCTGGCGGCTGAGGGAATGGCTGTTCGGCCTGGGCGACGAGGTGCCGGAGCGGTTCGATCCGTGGATGCACCGGGTGTTGCTGGCCTACGCCTTCGCCACCTGGGTCTACCGGCTGGTGCTGTTCATCGGCATCGCCGTGCTGGTCTATCACGTCTTCATCAAGGTGCTGGGCATCGTGCTGTTCGCGGTGGAAGTCGGCTGGTTCATCCTGCGCCCCCTGGTCAACGAGGCGAAGGAATGGTGGGAGCGGCGGGGCAGCCTGCGGCCCAACCGGAACCTCCTGATGACTCTGGGCGGTCTGGCCGCGCTGGTCTGGCTGGCCTTCGTGCCGGTCACCGGAACCATCGCCGTGCCGTCGGTGTGGCGGGCGGAAGGCTTCTCGACCCTGTTCGCCCCGGTGCCGTCCCGCATCGCGGAGGTGCTGGTCCAGCCCGGCCAGCGGGTGGCGGCAGGCGACCTGCTGTTCCGACTGGAGGCGCCGGAGCTGACGAACCGGTTGCAGCAGTCGGAACTGCGCATCGCGCTGGCCCAGGATCGCATTGACCGCATGCTGGCCGCCCGCGACGGTTTGGACCGGGTGCGCGTGATGGAGGAGGATCTGGCCGCCGGCTTGGCCGACCGGCAGGGCCTGCTGGACGGTCTGGCGCGGCTGGAGATCCGCGCGCCCATCGCCGGCAAGGTGGTGGATATCGCCGACGCGCTGCGCCCCGGGCGCTGGGTGGGGCCGTCGCTGGCGCTGGGCCAGATCATCGCCGACGGCGGCGGTGAACTGGTCGGCTATGTCGCCGAGAACGACCTCACCCGCGTCGCGGTGGGGGCAGGGGCGGTGTTCCATGCCGACGATCCGTTGCGCCCGCGCGTGGAGGCGCGGGTGACGGCGGTGGACCGGGTGAGCGTGAAGGGGCTGGACGTTCCCGCCCTGGCCTCGATCCACGGCGGTCCGATCGCCGTCGAAAGCCAGACCGGCCCGTCGATGGGGCGGACGAACGCCGAGGCCGCACGGTCCAATCTGAAGCCGGTGGAAGCGGTCTACCGGGTGACCCTGGCGCCGCTGGACCGGACGCAGGCGGCACCCGCGCACCAGACGCGCGGCGTGGCCCGCGTGGACGGCGAGGCGCGCAGCCTGGCCGACCGCTTCTGGCGCACCGCGCTGGCCGTTCTGATCCGCGAAACCGGGTTCTGA
- a CDS encoding efflux RND transporter periplasmic adaptor subunit has product MMCRFRPSRFLAALSVALLPLPLAAADPAPVPEGGVRALIEARQHAVLSSEIAGRIGRITVEAGQSFKAGQTLIAFDCSHYQAAVDAARANLRAADVTVRQSRRLEQLKSIGGAEVEMAEVKAEAARADLRKAEIEVRRCDVKAPFDGKVVEQRIREHESVPAGTALLEVLSDRDLRVELIVPSSWLVWLKPGQRFELRVDETGELLDGEVALVGARVDPVSQSLKVTGKLLADKQGNAPNLVAGMSGTARFNPPEEAKGAR; this is encoded by the coding sequence ATGATGTGCCGCTTTCGCCCCTCACGCTTCCTCGCCGCGCTGTCTGTCGCGCTGCTCCCTTTGCCGCTCGCCGCCGCCGACCCGGCGCCGGTGCCCGAAGGCGGGGTCCGCGCGCTGATCGAGGCGCGGCAGCACGCCGTCCTGTCCAGCGAGATCGCCGGGCGGATCGGGCGGATCACCGTGGAGGCGGGCCAGTCCTTCAAGGCGGGGCAGACGCTCATCGCCTTCGACTGCAGCCATTATCAGGCGGCGGTCGATGCGGCCCGCGCCAACCTGCGCGCCGCCGACGTCACGGTGCGGCAGAGCCGCCGGCTGGAGCAGCTCAAGTCCATCGGCGGGGCCGAGGTCGAGATGGCCGAGGTCAAGGCCGAGGCCGCGCGCGCCGATCTGCGCAAGGCGGAGATCGAGGTCCGCCGCTGCGACGTCAAGGCGCCCTTCGACGGCAAGGTGGTGGAGCAGCGGATCCGCGAGCATGAGTCGGTCCCCGCCGGCACGGCCCTGCTCGAAGTGCTGTCCGACCGCGATCTGCGGGTGGAGCTGATCGTCCCGTCCTCCTGGCTGGTCTGGCTGAAGCCCGGCCAGCGGTTCGAATTGCGGGTCGACGAGACGGGCGAGCTTCTCGACGGCGAGGTCGCCCTGGTCGGTGCCCGCGTCGACCCGGTCAGCCAATCGTTGAAGGTCACGGGCAAGCTGCTGGCCGACAAGCAGGGCAACGCCCCGAATCTGGTCGCCGGCATGAGCGGAACCGCGCGCTTCAACCCGCCGGAGGAGGCCAAAGGTGCCCGATGA
- a CDS encoding efflux RND transporter periplasmic adaptor subunit: MPDDVTSVRMEAANPLNSLLLLLNLQQEARQAQTPEALRFLIVNQTRRMIAYQQAVFLTVAPSGKTRLEAVSNVAVPERDAPFTRWLEAAASAIAAGAEGRNLHGIAATEVPPALARDWGQWGPAQALWVPLPGPDGTLTAVLWLARDDAWTDGEKVLLGQLSGGYGHAWWALTRAGRRSGVRARKGIWALAAVAVLGAVLAIPVPQSTLAPAEVAPRDPLIVSAPLEGVIERFHVQPNEPVATGQPLFTFEATVLKSRLEVARKALASAEAELLTASQGAFTDPQSKARIAQLKTQVELRRAEMDFARDLMDRVTVKAERTGIAVFTDANDWLGKPVAVGERILTLADPQAAEVDVHVSVNDAIVLQEGAAVSLYLNVDPLRPLRATVAHASYEPGLTPGGVLAYRVRADLAPDQPTPRIGLRGTAKIQGERVPLAFYLFRRPLAALRQTVGL; the protein is encoded by the coding sequence GTGCCCGATGACGTCACATCCGTCCGGATGGAGGCGGCCAACCCGCTGAACAGCCTCCTGCTCCTCCTGAACCTGCAGCAGGAGGCCCGGCAGGCTCAGACTCCGGAGGCGCTCCGCTTCCTCATCGTGAACCAGACCCGGCGGATGATCGCCTATCAGCAGGCGGTCTTCCTGACCGTCGCGCCGTCAGGCAAGACGCGGCTGGAAGCCGTGTCGAACGTCGCCGTTCCGGAACGCGACGCTCCCTTCACCCGCTGGCTGGAGGCCGCCGCCTCGGCCATCGCCGCGGGGGCGGAGGGCCGCAATTTGCACGGCATCGCCGCCACGGAGGTTCCGCCCGCCCTGGCCCGCGACTGGGGCCAGTGGGGACCGGCGCAGGCGCTGTGGGTGCCCCTGCCGGGGCCGGACGGCACCTTGACGGCGGTGTTGTGGCTGGCCCGCGACGATGCGTGGACGGACGGGGAGAAGGTGCTGCTCGGGCAGCTTTCCGGCGGCTATGGGCACGCCTGGTGGGCGCTGACCCGGGCTGGGCGCCGCTCCGGCGTGCGGGCGCGCAAGGGAATTTGGGCGCTGGCGGCGGTGGCGGTCCTGGGAGCGGTCCTGGCCATCCCGGTGCCGCAATCGACGCTGGCCCCGGCGGAGGTGGCGCCGCGCGACCCGCTGATCGTCAGCGCGCCGCTGGAGGGCGTCATCGAACGCTTCCACGTCCAGCCGAACGAACCGGTGGCCACCGGCCAACCGCTGTTCACGTTCGAAGCAACGGTTCTGAAAAGCCGCCTGGAGGTCGCGCGCAAGGCGCTGGCTTCGGCCGAGGCGGAACTGCTGACCGCCTCGCAAGGGGCCTTCACCGACCCGCAGAGCAAGGCGCGCATCGCCCAGTTGAAGACCCAGGTGGAGCTGCGCCGGGCGGAGATGGACTTTGCCCGCGACCTGATGGACCGCGTCACCGTGAAGGCGGAGCGGACGGGCATCGCCGTCTTCACCGACGCCAACGACTGGCTGGGCAAGCCGGTGGCGGTCGGCGAGCGCATCCTGACGCTGGCCGATCCGCAGGCCGCCGAGGTCGACGTGCATGTGTCGGTCAACGACGCCATCGTGCTCCAGGAGGGGGCGGCGGTCAGCCTCTACCTGAACGTCGACCCGCTGCGCCCTCTGCGAGCGACCGTCGCCCACGCCAGCTACGAACCGGGGCTGACGCCGGGGGGTGTCCTGGCCTACCGCGTCCGCGCCGATCTGGCGCCGGACCAGCCGACCCCGCGCATCGGGCTGCGCGGCACCGCCAAGATCCAGGGCGAGCGGGTGCCGCTGGCCTTCTACCTGTTCCGCCGTCCGCTGGCGGCGCTGCGCCAGACCGTGGGGCTCTGA